One window of the Gemmatimonadota bacterium genome contains the following:
- a CDS encoding sigma 54-interacting transcriptional regulator — protein sequence MESALDEPELIHQPKLLLLQMAKLQSSAELLDLAVTRLAESRRVALARIWLIQPGDICASCRMRPECPDQRRCLHLVASAGHSATDPGVTFDGLQGAFRRFPLGVRKVGRIAATGEAIEVSDLAVQPDWIVEPQWIRAEGIQGFSGQPLVSRGEVLGVLAVFSRDPIGERNIQWLRMIADHAATALANARAWEEVTALRRQLAMENEYLREEVHAAESFGDMVGQSVALDAIKGQIAMVASTDATVLIQGESGTGKELIARELHQRSGRASRPLIKVNCAAIPRELFDSEFFGHVRGSFSGAVRDRVGRFELADGGTLFLDEIGEVPLDLQSKLLRVLQEGEVQRVGEERARKVNVRVIAATNRDLKHESLTGRFRSDLFYRLSVFPVTLPPLRHRKEDIPLLAEHFLGQLTRRLGRTVRRLTVGNMQQLKRYDWPGNVRELQHVLERAIITSTDGRLVFELEEPASGRPDAPSTAAEAPAPILTATQLRALEADNLRRALREARGRIYGAGGAAALVGLKPTTFASRMKSLGVTAEPRA from the coding sequence ATGGAATCTGCCCTCGACGAGCCGGAGCTCATTCATCAGCCCAAGCTGTTGCTCCTCCAGATGGCCAAGCTGCAAAGCAGCGCGGAGCTCCTGGACCTGGCGGTCACCCGGCTGGCTGAGTCGCGTCGCGTCGCGCTCGCCCGGATCTGGTTGATCCAGCCGGGCGACATCTGCGCGTCGTGTCGAATGCGACCCGAGTGCCCGGACCAGCGTCGGTGCCTGCACCTCGTGGCGAGCGCTGGGCACTCGGCGACGGATCCCGGCGTCACCTTTGACGGTCTGCAGGGGGCGTTTCGCCGCTTTCCGCTTGGGGTCCGCAAGGTCGGGCGGATCGCCGCGACGGGAGAGGCGATCGAAGTCTCGGACCTGGCCGTGCAGCCTGACTGGATCGTGGAGCCGCAGTGGATCCGGGCGGAGGGGATCCAGGGCTTTTCCGGGCAGCCGCTGGTGTCACGCGGCGAGGTGCTCGGCGTCCTCGCCGTCTTCAGCCGCGACCCGATCGGCGAGCGCAACATCCAGTGGCTGAGGATGATCGCGGATCATGCCGCCACCGCGCTGGCCAACGCGCGTGCGTGGGAAGAGGTCACGGCGCTGCGGCGTCAGCTGGCAATGGAGAACGAGTACCTGCGGGAGGAGGTCCACGCCGCCGAGTCGTTCGGGGACATGGTGGGTCAGAGCGTGGCGCTCGATGCCATCAAGGGCCAGATCGCGATGGTGGCGTCCACGGACGCCACCGTGTTGATCCAGGGGGAGAGTGGTACCGGCAAGGAGCTGATCGCCCGCGAGCTGCACCAGCGCAGCGGCCGCGCCTCCCGGCCGTTGATCAAGGTCAACTGCGCCGCCATTCCACGAGAGCTGTTCGACAGCGAGTTCTTCGGCCACGTGCGCGGCAGCTTCAGCGGCGCGGTGCGGGACCGGGTCGGGCGCTTCGAATTGGCGGACGGTGGGACGCTATTCCTCGACGAGATCGGCGAGGTCCCGCTCGACCTGCAGAGCAAGCTGCTCCGGGTGTTGCAGGAAGGAGAAGTACAGCGGGTGGGAGAGGAGCGCGCCCGCAAGGTCAATGTCCGGGTCATCGCGGCGACCAACCGCGACCTAAAGCATGAAAGCCTTACTGGCCGGTTCCGGAGCGACCTGTTCTATCGGCTTAGTGTGTTTCCGGTCACGCTGCCGCCTCTCCGCCATCGCAAGGAGGACATCCCGCTCCTCGCCGAGCACTTCCTCGGCCAACTGACCCGGCGGCTGGGGCGGACGGTGCGGCGACTCACGGTCGGCAACATGCAGCAGCTCAAGCGCTACGACTGGCCGGGCAACGTCCGGGAGCTCCAGCATGTGCTGGAGCGGGCGATCATCACATCGACGGACGGTCGTCTCGTCTTCGAGCTGGAGGAGCCCGCGTCTGGCCGTCCGGACGCGCCGAGTACGGCGGCTGAGGCGCCCGCTCCGATCCTCACCGCGACACAGCTCCGGGCGTTGGAGGCCGACAACCTGCGGCGAGCGCTGCGAGAGGCGCGGGGTCGGATCTACGGGGCGGGAGGGGCGGCGGCGCTGGTCGGCCTCAAGCCGACCACATTTGCCTCGCGGATGAAGAGTCTCGGCGTGACGGCGGAGCCGCGGGCGTAG